In a single window of the Veillonella sp. genome:
- a CDS encoding HAD family hydrolase produces MSSTETLQIKNYIGLTGDKPIRFIASDVDGTLVNDAKAIPDDAIEAIRAARESGIRVAIASGRAWNEMNDVIEKLPCLRYFMCTNGAYVMDKEENRTLFHVTFDKEQALYLLRKLLTYGVYVEAYVKDKIYGMYPPSRCITPERLGACLDERKEGNDSDAKSSHSVMDNHIPSDTEKHLPGETHDHYALAEGDAAAHANMSECEVEQSNFFFRPNIRPFILATRTMVCDLLAHMEFLDEGPEKMQIFYGDEPMRQRILQDLRDEYQGMSHDGTGRERFYDVLLSSEGNLEFVLPHTTKGTAVEALANHWGFNPDEVMTLGDSENDLSMLRFAGASVAMGNGKPNIKEAARYVTTDNNHQGAAKAIYSAIAYNNELLKNQ; encoded by the coding sequence ATGTCCTCAACTGAAACATTACAAATTAAAAACTATATAGGTCTTACTGGTGATAAACCCATCCGATTCATTGCATCTGATGTAGATGGTACGTTGGTTAACGATGCCAAGGCCATCCCCGATGACGCTATAGAGGCGATTCGTGCAGCTCGTGAAAGTGGCATTCGCGTAGCCATCGCTTCTGGTCGTGCTTGGAATGAGATGAATGATGTCATCGAGAAACTGCCATGCTTACGCTATTTCATGTGTACTAATGGTGCTTATGTAATGGATAAGGAAGAAAATCGCACGCTGTTCCATGTTACCTTTGATAAAGAACAAGCACTCTATTTGTTGCGCAAACTCTTAACCTATGGCGTCTATGTGGAGGCCTATGTGAAAGATAAAATCTATGGCATGTATCCACCATCTCGTTGTATTACACCGGAACGCTTAGGTGCATGCTTAGATGAACGTAAGGAAGGTAATGATAGTGATGCAAAGAGTTCCCATAGCGTAATGGACAATCATATACCTTCTGATACAGAAAAACATTTGCCAGGTGAAACACATGATCACTATGCTTTAGCCGAAGGTGATGCAGCGGCACATGCAAATATGTCTGAGTGTGAAGTAGAACAGTCTAATTTCTTCTTTAGACCTAATATCCGTCCATTTATCTTGGCAACCCGTACGATGGTATGTGATTTGCTAGCTCATATGGAATTCTTAGACGAAGGTCCTGAAAAAATGCAAATCTTCTACGGCGATGAGCCTATGCGCCAACGTATCTTACAAGACTTACGCGATGAATACCAAGGTATGTCCCATGATGGTACGGGCCGTGAACGTTTCTATGATGTACTACTCTCTAGTGAAGGTAACTTAGAATTCGTATTACCCCATACCACAAAGGGAACAGCCGTAGAGGCCTTGGCAAATCACTGGGGCTTTAATCCAGATGAAGTAATGACACTGGGCGACAGTGAAAATGATCTTTCCATGCTACGCTTTGCTGGTGCTAGTGTTGCTATGGGGAACGGTAAACCGAATATTAAAGAAGCAGCCCGTTACGTGACTACAGATAACAACCATCAAGGTGCGGCTAAAGCAATCTATTCAGCTATTGCTTACAACAATGAATTACTTAAGAATCAGTAA
- the tnpA gene encoding IS200/IS605 family transposase: MATKTQSLAHTKWLCKYHIVFTPKYRRKVIYNQYRNSLREILRRLCEYKGVKIIEGELMADHVHMLVLIPPKISVSSFMGYLKGKSALMMFDKHANLKYKFGNRHFWSEGYYVSTVGLNEATVKKYIREQELHDQMKDKLSVKEYEDPFKGSK, encoded by the coding sequence ATGGCAACAAAGACACAGAGCCTTGCGCACACAAAATGGTTATGCAAATACCACATAGTATTTACACCTAAGTATAGACGTAAAGTTATATATAATCAATACAGAAATAGTTTACGTGAAATATTGAGACGTTTATGTGAATATAAGGGCGTCAAGATTATCGAGGGGGAGCTTATGGCTGATCATGTGCATATGCTAGTATTAATCCCACCTAAAATATCAGTATCATCTTTTATGGGATACTTAAAAGGGAAAAGTGCACTAATGATGTTCGATAAACACGCAAACTTAAAGTATAAATTTGGAAATCGACACTTTTGGTCCGAGGGTTATTATGTTAGTACAGTAGGTTTAAATGAGGCTACAGTAAAGAAATATATACGTGAGCAAGAGTTACATGACCAAATGAAAGATAAGCTTAGTGTAAAAGAATATGAGGACCCTTTTAAGGGTAGCAAGTAA
- the guaA gene encoding glutamine-hydrolyzing GMP synthase, with the protein MENKEFVIVVDFGGQYNQLIARRVRENHVYCEVYPYNKALDKIKELKPQGIIFTGGPNSVYEENSPKIEKEIFELGIPILGMCYGMQFMAHTLGGEVKSADNREFGKTPTKVDTTSPLFKGLDEDQVVWMSHVDYVAKVPEGFEIVAHTKDCPVASMQNKERKLYAMQYHAEVLHTEHGKEMLHNFLYEVCGFTGTWTMANYAKTAIEDIRNTVGDGKVLLALSGGVDSSVAAALISKAVGDQLTCIFVDHGLMRKNEGDEVEAAFKDSGMHFIRVDAEKRFLDKLAGLEDPEAKRKAIGEEFIRVFEDEGRKIGSVDFLAQGTIYPDVIESGTGEAEVIKSHHNVGGLPAVVDFKGLIEPLRNLFKDEVRELGSELGLADYLVWRQPFPGPGLAIRVMGEITKEKLDILRDADYIFRDEIAKAGLDRSINQYFAVLTSTRTVGVMGDFRTYDYTLALRGVTTTDFMTADWARIPYDVLDTISRRIVNEVQHINRIVYDITSKPPATIEWE; encoded by the coding sequence ATGGAAAACAAGGAATTTGTTATTGTTGTTGACTTTGGTGGTCAATATAATCAATTGATCGCGCGCCGTGTTCGTGAAAATCACGTATACTGCGAAGTATATCCATACAACAAAGCGCTGGACAAAATTAAAGAATTAAAACCGCAAGGTATCATCTTCACAGGTGGCCCTAACAGCGTGTATGAAGAAAACTCTCCAAAAATCGAAAAAGAGATTTTTGAACTTGGTATTCCTATCCTTGGCATGTGCTATGGTATGCAATTTATGGCGCATACATTGGGGGGCGAAGTTAAATCTGCGGACAACCGTGAATTTGGTAAAACACCTACTAAAGTGGATACTACATCCCCATTGTTCAAAGGTTTGGACGAAGACCAAGTTGTTTGGATGTCCCACGTTGACTATGTAGCAAAAGTACCTGAAGGTTTCGAAATTGTTGCTCATACAAAAGACTGCCCTGTTGCATCCATGCAAAACAAAGAGCGTAAATTATACGCTATGCAATACCATGCAGAAGTATTGCACACTGAACATGGTAAAGAAATGCTTCACAACTTCTTGTACGAAGTATGTGGTTTCACAGGCACATGGACAATGGCAAACTATGCAAAAACTGCTATTGAAGACATCCGCAACACTGTAGGCGATGGCAAAGTATTATTGGCATTATCCGGCGGTGTAGATAGCTCCGTTGCAGCAGCTCTTATTTCTAAAGCCGTAGGCGACCAATTGACTTGTATCTTCGTTGACCATGGTTTAATGCGTAAAAACGAAGGTGATGAAGTTGAAGCAGCTTTCAAAGATTCCGGCATGCATTTCATCCGCGTCGATGCAGAAAAACGTTTCTTAGATAAATTGGCTGGTCTTGAAGATCCAGAAGCAAAACGTAAAGCCATCGGCGAAGAATTCATCCGCGTATTCGAAGACGAAGGCCGTAAAATCGGCTCCGTTGACTTCTTGGCGCAAGGTACAATCTACCCTGACGTTATCGAGTCCGGTACTGGCGAAGCAGAAGTTATTAAATCTCACCACAACGTAGGCGGCTTGCCTGCAGTTGTAGACTTCAAAGGCCTTATTGAACCATTGCGCAACCTCTTCAAAGACGAAGTGCGTGAACTTGGTTCTGAATTAGGTTTGGCTGATTACCTCGTATGGCGTCAACCATTCCCAGGTCCTGGTCTTGCTATCCGCGTAATGGGCGAAATCACGAAAGAAAAACTCGACATCTTGCGTGATGCGGACTACATCTTCCGCGACGAAATTGCAAAAGCTGGTCTTGATCGTAGCATCAACCAATATTTTGCAGTATTAACATCTACACGTACTGTAGGCGTTATGGGTGACTTCCGTACATACGATTACACATTGGCATTGCGTGGCGTAACAACAACAGACTTCATGACTGCTGATTGGGCACGCATCCCTTACGACGTATTGGATACAATCTCCCGCCGTATCGTAAACGAAGTACAACACATCAACCGTATCGTGTACGATATTACATCTAAACCACCTGCAACAATTGAGTGGGAATAG
- a CDS encoding basic amino acid ABC transporter substrate-binding protein, with protein MFKFKKLTAIALVAVAAMGLLAGCGNDKPKMTQQEGVLRVGSETTFPPFEFTEGDKYVGFDVDLSEAIAKKLGLKMEFKSMGFDALIPAVQSGDIDMIAAGINATPEREKALDFSDVYFDQGGFITVVRKDNTTIHNMDELAGKTVGAQIGTIPVEMAQKIPGTTVKQIDSNANIFMELKAGTIDGAIIDNAVAMYYLKQGADQDLKLVGEPTKAEGTVLGVKKGNKALQEAVNKALKELKEDGTYQKIYDKWFGDYNKK; from the coding sequence ATGTTTAAGTTCAAAAAATTGACAGCCATCGCCCTCGTAGCGGTAGCAGCAATGGGTTTATTGGCTGGTTGTGGCAATGACAAACCAAAAATGACACAACAAGAAGGTGTATTGCGTGTAGGTTCTGAAACTACATTCCCACCATTCGAATTTACTGAAGGCGACAAATACGTTGGTTTCGACGTTGATTTGTCCGAAGCAATTGCTAAAAAACTTGGTTTAAAAATGGAATTCAAATCTATGGGCTTCGATGCTTTGATTCCAGCAGTTCAATCTGGCGATATCGACATGATCGCAGCAGGTATCAATGCTACACCTGAACGTGAAAAAGCATTGGACTTCTCCGATGTATACTTCGATCAAGGCGGTTTCATCACAGTTGTTCGTAAAGACAACACAACAATCCACAACATGGATGAATTAGCAGGTAAAACTGTAGGTGCTCAAATTGGTACAATCCCTGTTGAAATGGCTCAAAAAATTCCTGGTACAACAGTAAAACAAATCGATTCCAATGCTAATATCTTCATGGAATTGAAAGCTGGTACAATCGACGGTGCTATCATCGATAACGCAGTAGCTATGTACTACCTCAAACAAGGTGCTGATCAAGACCTTAAACTCGTAGGCGAACCTACTAAAGCTGAAGGTACAGTTCTTGGCGTGAAAAAAGGCAACAAAGCTTTACAAGAAGCTGTTAACAAAGCTCTTAAAGAACTTAAAGAAGACGGCACTTACCAAAAAATCTACGACAAATGGTTCGGCGATTACAACAAAAAATAA
- a CDS encoding tetratricopeptide repeat protein — MAQYFTERLQKVFHMIFTSYNQEMAQEGLRQLELIVNNQHTPEQPNHRALRNDMTTSIENEIESKEDALKIASDSEARELADAYALLARIYAGPRFTWEESNFPENNMRTYQCLHDSIRRCSPIGTLQALRINGTITPTVEKDMLISFDDAFRIVYDYAEQGDAFCQYIIGNVFFWRDDDRISLARNMITPPRLSLAKRIQQSLQKGSIQERLIALQGTISNETLQENATNLAKEWFNRALDNGLAMFQGNLRNIYIDEGDFDNARRVALTAAELGNPTMMLYTGLDCHEHGKFEDAFTWFTKGAALGQAESTAELADYYYHFYDAKELRRVIPYNPVKAIGLYRRAATKYFSDAGYAALQAAFGYIFHIGHLPLDWGLIADLTHMAATKERFMFSLPYIGYMRIHGFGVTKNIRFGVQSLTRVLDEEKRALEEEDRVLFYNITRALTRVALGYAYEKGYVSGKPDLDSAVAYYEESHQYILSHKANLDEELKDISIDDEAEERLAAFEEVDGHWRYKEGITESTTTVRPGHTEWPQNAARLSVNMDDFLWDTTLYDWQTIEHALASQDEMKLSFYNHFLSVPDKLRNIFKLDVKRMLRDTYQVRIHGYDPTEGQEMIYRALFKKENTIQLLKDLYDTHQLPILGDNWSIETNEEKPTWHYVLDVDQQAFLLEEYDDANAMIQTALQGLKDKKYEQINVRTHDFIGPSYFIFRGNHANPFRVQLYLKESVRHSIDKDGNPLNTPGNTYLFEQHLGNEVSLNYWIQKTINTLEIPELDNWKKLSVPKALQ, encoded by the coding sequence ATGGCACAGTACTTTACGGAACGCCTACAAAAGGTCTTCCACATGATTTTCACATCTTACAATCAAGAAATGGCTCAAGAAGGTTTGCGCCAATTAGAACTGATTGTAAATAATCAACATACTCCTGAACAACCGAATCACCGGGCATTAAGAAACGATATGACGACCTCGATTGAAAATGAAATCGAATCTAAAGAGGACGCATTAAAAATAGCCAGCGATTCAGAGGCTCGTGAGTTAGCTGATGCGTATGCTTTATTGGCTCGTATCTATGCAGGGCCACGCTTTACATGGGAGGAATCAAACTTCCCAGAAAATAACATGCGCACCTATCAATGCTTGCACGATAGCATTCGCCGTTGTAGTCCTATCGGTACCTTACAAGCATTGCGTATCAATGGAACGATTACACCTACAGTCGAAAAGGATATGTTAATATCTTTTGACGATGCATTTCGTATTGTTTACGACTACGCAGAGCAAGGTGATGCCTTCTGCCAATACATTATAGGCAATGTCTTTTTCTGGCGTGATGACGACCGCATTAGTCTTGCGAGGAATATGATTACACCACCGCGCCTAAGTTTGGCAAAACGTATCCAACAGAGCTTGCAAAAAGGTTCTATACAGGAACGCCTTATAGCCTTACAAGGTACTATTTCCAATGAAACATTACAGGAAAATGCTACGAATCTCGCCAAGGAATGGTTTAATAGAGCACTCGATAACGGTCTCGCCATGTTCCAAGGCAATTTACGCAACATTTATATCGATGAAGGCGATTTTGATAACGCCCGCCGCGTGGCTTTAACCGCTGCTGAGCTAGGCAATCCTACGATGATGCTCTACACCGGCCTAGACTGTCATGAACATGGAAAATTTGAGGACGCTTTCACATGGTTTACGAAAGGTGCCGCCTTAGGTCAAGCTGAAAGCACCGCTGAATTGGCAGATTATTACTATCATTTCTATGATGCAAAAGAGCTCCGCAGAGTCATTCCCTATAATCCTGTAAAAGCGATTGGACTCTACCGCCGTGCAGCTACTAAATATTTCAGTGATGCCGGCTATGCTGCATTACAAGCTGCCTTTGGCTATATCTTCCACATTGGCCACCTACCGCTCGACTGGGGCCTCATTGCAGATCTAACTCACATGGCAGCGACCAAAGAACGCTTTATGTTCTCCTTGCCATACATTGGTTACATGCGCATCCATGGTTTTGGTGTAACGAAAAATATACGCTTTGGTGTACAATCCTTAACACGTGTACTAGATGAAGAAAAGCGCGCATTAGAAGAGGAAGATCGCGTTCTCTTCTATAATATTACACGAGCTTTAACGCGCGTTGCCTTAGGCTATGCCTATGAAAAAGGCTATGTTTCAGGCAAACCTGATTTAGATTCTGCAGTAGCCTATTACGAAGAATCCCATCAATACATTCTGTCTCACAAGGCTAATCTAGATGAAGAGTTAAAAGATATTTCTATCGATGATGAAGCAGAAGAACGGTTAGCGGCCTTTGAAGAGGTTGATGGCCATTGGCGCTACAAGGAAGGTATTACAGAGTCTACAACCACAGTACGTCCTGGTCATACGGAATGGCCTCAAAATGCAGCACGTTTATCTGTAAACATGGATGACTTCTTATGGGACACTACCTTATATGATTGGCAAACCATCGAGCACGCCTTAGCATCACAAGACGAAATGAAACTTAGCTTTTACAATCATTTCCTATCCGTTCCAGACAAGCTACGCAACATTTTTAAGCTAGATGTAAAGCGTATGCTACGTGATACGTACCAAGTCAGAATACATGGTTATGACCCTACAGAAGGTCAAGAGATGATCTATCGAGCACTATTCAAAAAAGAGAATACCATTCAGCTATTAAAAGACCTCTACGATACGCACCAATTGCCTATATTAGGAGACAACTGGTCTATCGAAACGAACGAGGAAAAGCCGACTTGGCATTATGTACTCGATGTAGATCAACAAGCATTCCTACTTGAAGAATACGACGATGCTAACGCCATGATACAAACTGCACTACAAGGCTTAAAAGACAAAAAATACGAACAAATTAATGTCCGTACTCATGACTTTATTGGCCCATCCTATTTCATTTTCAGAGGCAATCACGCAAATCCATTTAGAGTTCAACTCTATCTAAAAGAATCCGTGCGCCACTCTATCGACAAGGATGGAAACCCTCTAAATACGCCAGGTAATACCTATCTATTTGAACAACATTTAGGTAACGAAGTATCATTAAACTACTGGATTCAAAAAACGATTAATACCTTAGAAATTCCTGAGCTAGACAACTGGAAAAAACTCAGCGTACCTAAGGCATTACAATAG
- a CDS encoding 4Fe-4S binding protein produces the protein MGNLKFHIDDTCVKCGACAVDCPVQCITKGETRFNIGKGCIGCGDCYSICPVGAVKMTPKSEH, from the coding sequence ATGGGGAATCTAAAATTTCATATAGATGATACATGTGTTAAATGTGGTGCATGTGCCGTAGATTGTCCTGTTCAATGCATCACCAAAGGGGAGACTCGATTTAATATTGGAAAAGGCTGTATCGGTTGTGGCGATTGTTATTCAATCTGTCCCGTTGGAGCTGTAAAAATGACTCCAAAATCCGAACATTAA
- a CDS encoding amidohydrolase, translating into MSLTNTFSDLCKSFALDAFAINYTLAKNPELSSREFESVKTIGAVLEKHGMDVTYEFCNLPTAFKASAVKVDNSKGRLAILCEYDALPEVGHACGHSASGSMSVLAALTLHKMQQDGVAFNMDIDIIGTPDEEATGCKVDMCNAGVFKEYDFAIMVHLDGEETRPNSQFLALDCFRARYHGKPAHAAGEPWNGINAVNGVQLAIHAMDMMRQQVRPESRIGTWIIAGGTASNVIPEFGELEVTVRHTEREYLNGLSEQIKNIFEGAALCTGTTVDVEFYGNPYDDMNQNHRGTALIEDVMSDMGIDFKPGPADIGGSSDIGNVSYQCAAFHPKLRLAGEDKVCHSKEFAAAMLESTIEQTIVDGANIIGRTLLRLVENPAVLEEIVAEFNATK; encoded by the coding sequence ATGTCCCTTACGAATACCTTTTCTGATCTTTGTAAAAGCTTCGCACTTGATGCGTTTGCCATCAATTATACATTAGCTAAGAACCCTGAACTTTCCAGTCGTGAATTTGAATCCGTCAAAACGATCGGCGCCGTTCTTGAAAAACATGGCATGGATGTAACCTATGAATTCTGTAATTTGCCGACAGCGTTCAAGGCTTCTGCAGTGAAAGTAGATAACTCAAAAGGTCGTTTGGCAATTTTATGTGAATATGATGCACTCCCTGAAGTAGGCCATGCATGTGGTCATTCTGCCAGTGGCTCTATGAGTGTTCTGGCAGCATTAACCCTACATAAAATGCAACAAGACGGCGTTGCTTTCAATATGGACATCGATATCATCGGTACACCTGATGAAGAAGCCACAGGTTGCAAGGTGGATATGTGTAACGCAGGGGTGTTTAAAGAGTATGATTTTGCTATCATGGTTCACCTTGATGGAGAAGAAACACGACCTAATTCCCAATTCTTGGCGCTCGACTGTTTCCGCGCTCGTTATCACGGTAAACCAGCTCATGCAGCTGGTGAACCTTGGAATGGTATCAATGCTGTAAACGGTGTGCAACTCGCTATTCATGCGATGGATATGATGCGTCAACAAGTACGTCCTGAAAGTCGTATTGGCACGTGGATCATTGCCGGTGGTACCGCATCCAATGTTATTCCTGAATTCGGTGAATTAGAAGTGACGGTGCGTCATACTGAACGTGAATATTTGAATGGCTTATCTGAACAGATTAAGAACATCTTTGAAGGTGCCGCCCTCTGTACAGGCACTACTGTAGATGTAGAGTTTTACGGTAATCCTTATGATGATATGAACCAAAACCATAGAGGCACAGCTCTCATTGAAGACGTAATGTCTGATATGGGCATTGATTTCAAACCAGGTCCAGCAGATATTGGGGGCAGCTCAGACATCGGTAATGTTAGCTATCAATGTGCTGCATTCCATCCAAAATTGCGACTCGCTGGGGAAGATAAGGTGTGCCACTCTAAAGAATTCGCTGCGGCTATGTTAGAATCTACCATTGAACAAACAATTGTGGACGGAGCTAATATTATAGGCCGCACCTTGTTAAGATTGGTAGAAAATCCAGCTGTATTAGAAGAAATCGTTGCTGAATTTAATGCAACTAAATAA
- a CDS encoding inverse autotransporter beta domain-containing protein, producing the protein MKDYLILKSMVLGTIACAFSAIGFAADVQNGHGQGIADSTTEVNGAKHEAVRSSWMDRTDVVVGVGMKDSKETHTQHHAVGSPPRTDLHTVTSKSLKSTEINKLYIETLQPITHYDENAKSVVFVQGRIGRSGEKISSYKLDSYLEPARPAGTFIRHDKQTDKKESLGMNANIGIGYRRLSKGEHAYVGVNAFYDHVFKGGYKRVSGGVEYVAGLNEFHANLYRNLGTDDRKYTGLHGRSVVLGDPAGLYPYGRDSDTSLYNYGVVSYENHWMLSEKVAASGFDVGYSRTFKNARWARVYADYYNWRGREAVRVGYHKLKKRDAIKGFKVGAEFHITPHLTLDAGYQTASHHLSGPYATLKYTIGTSKFAWRGGKHSESAITTARSKMLDKVHRSDMIVQETVENTYEQQFVDVGL; encoded by the coding sequence ATGAAAGATTATTTAATATTAAAATCTATGGTCTTGGGGACCATAGCATGTGCATTTAGTGCTATAGGTTTTGCAGCAGATGTACAAAATGGACATGGCCAAGGTATTGCAGACTCTACTACAGAAGTGAATGGGGCTAAGCATGAAGCAGTTCGTTCTAGCTGGATGGATCGTACTGATGTGGTAGTCGGCGTTGGTATGAAAGATTCGAAAGAGACGCATACACAGCACCATGCTGTTGGGTCACCACCGAGAACTGATCTACATACTGTAACTTCGAAAAGTTTAAAATCTACTGAAATCAATAAATTGTATATTGAGACCTTGCAACCTATAACCCATTATGATGAAAATGCTAAAAGCGTTGTCTTTGTACAAGGTCGCATTGGGCGCAGTGGAGAAAAAATTTCATCTTATAAATTAGATAGTTATTTGGAGCCAGCCAGACCTGCAGGGACGTTTATAAGACACGATAAACAAACAGATAAGAAAGAATCCTTAGGGATGAATGCTAATATTGGTATTGGCTATCGTCGCCTTAGCAAAGGTGAACATGCTTATGTTGGTGTTAATGCGTTCTATGACCATGTGTTTAAAGGTGGTTATAAGCGTGTTAGTGGCGGTGTAGAATATGTGGCAGGCCTGAATGAATTTCATGCTAATCTGTACCGAAATCTGGGGACTGATGATAGAAAATATACAGGGCTCCATGGGCGTAGTGTTGTATTGGGTGATCCCGCAGGATTGTATCCATACGGTAGAGATTCTGATACAAGTCTTTATAATTATGGTGTGGTTTCTTATGAAAATCATTGGATGCTATCAGAAAAGGTTGCTGCCAGTGGATTTGATGTAGGATACTCACGAACTTTCAAAAATGCTCGTTGGGCTCGTGTCTATGCGGACTATTATAATTGGCGTGGTAGAGAGGCTGTAAGAGTAGGGTATCATAAATTAAAAAAACGTGATGCCATAAAAGGTTTTAAAGTGGGTGCAGAATTCCATATCACACCGCATCTTACTCTTGATGCGGGTTACCAAACAGCATCTCATCATTTGAGTGGTCCTTATGCGACCTTGAAATATACCATCGGTACATCCAAGTTTGCTTGGCGTGGTGGTAAACATAGTGAAAGCGCTATTACAACGGCTCGTTCTAAGATGCTTGATAAGGTACATCGTAGCGACATGATTGTACAAGAAACTGTGGAAAATACTTATGAACAGCAGTTTGTCGATGTTGGTTTATAG